TAAAATTTTATTATTGGAAAATATATTTCCTGGAGTATCAATATATTTTATTTGATAAGAATTATTATTATATAATCCAACTATATTATAGTTAGTAGTATTGATTTTATGAGAAATAATAGAAATTTTTTTACCTATTAATGTATTTATTAAAGTAGATTTCCCTACATTAGATTTACCTAAAATTAAAATTTGTCCATAATATAAAGATTTTATGTTCACATAAATTACCTTTTGTTAAAATAAATTAATTATTAAAGACCTAATTTTTTTAAAGCTTGTTCTGCAGCAGATTGTTCTGCTTTACGACGACTTGAACCTTTTCCTGTAATAATTGTAGATATTCCACTAATTTTACATTGTATTATAAATTTTTGATTATGTACTTCACCATTAATTTGTAAAATAAAATAATGAGGTAAAGGAAGATGTGATCTTTGTAAATATTCTTGTAATCTAGTTTTAGGATCTTTTTGATTATTACCTGGTAATATTTTTTCTAATCTAAATTGATACCAAATTAATATTATTTTTTCTACTATTTTTATATTACTATCTAAACAAATACTACCTATTAAAGCTTCCATAGTATCTGCAAGAATTGATTCTCTATTATATCCTCCATTTTTAAACTCTCCAGGACCTAAAAATAAATATTCACCTAATTTAAATTCCCTTGCAATACTAGCTAAAGTATTTCCTCTAACTAAAGTAGCACGCATACGACTCATATTACCTTCATTTACATCAGGAAATTTATTATATAAAGCTTTAGCAATAATATAACTTAAGATAGAATCACCTAAAAATTCTAATCTTTCGTTATGTTTACTACTAGCACTTCTATGTGTTAGAGCTTGATATAATAAATCTTGATGATTAAAAATATAACCTAATTTTTGTTGTAATTGACTAATCATAATAAAATTCATATAATTGTATTTTTAATCTAAAATGTATTATATAAAATAAGTAATATTTTTAAAAATTAATTAATTTTATGTATTCGATTAAATCTGATTTTTATAAATGGTATATTTGTATTTTTTTTAATACTAAACCAAATAAAAATAGCTTTTCCTAATAAATATTTTTTATTAACAAAACCCCAATATCTACTATCATAACTATTATCACGATTATCTCCCATAACAAAATAACATTCATCAGGTACTAACCAAGTATATTTTGAAAAATTTTTTTGTTTGTATATTTCTAATTCATTTTGAATTTCTGGTAAAAATAAAATTTTATTTGATGATTTATTTATATTTTCTGTATATTGAAAAAATCTTAATTGACCAAAAAAATGATGTTTTATTGAATTTTTATTAAAATCATAATTTTTTTTTTTGTTATTATTAATTAAAATTTGAAAAAAATTACTTTTTTGAAGATTATTATATTTAATAATATTTTTTTTTATATGTTTTTTAGAATATATAACAACTTGTTTATTTTTTTTATCATAAAAAATAAAATCTCCTGGTAATCCAATAATTCTTTTAATATAGTTTATTTTAATATTTTTAGGAAATTTAAAAACAACAATATCTCCCCTTTTAGGAAATTTATTTTTAATAAAATATTGATTACTTAAAGGATTTTTAATACCATAAATAAATTTATTAACTAAAATAAAATCACCTGATAATAAAGTAGGCATCATAGAATCAGAAAGTATATAAAAAGGTTCATATATAAATAAACGTATTGTAAAAAAGAATAATATTATAAATATTAAAAATTTTATTTGTTTAAACCAAGTTTTTTTTTTTATATATGTATTTGTAATATTTTTATAGAAATAAAAATTATTTAATATTCCCATTTTTTTAAATAAATATATAAAACCTAATAATAAAATACTTAAAAAAAATATTTTTTTTTTATTCATATTGTTTGTTTTTAATATAAGTTATTTTGTTATTTTTAATATAGCTAAAAAAACTGAAGATGGTAACAAAACATTTCCGAAATTTTTCATACGTTTTTTACCTTCTTTTTGTTTTTGAATTAATTTTTTTTTTCTACTAATATCTCCACCATAACATTTTGCAATAACATTTTTACGTAATTGTTTAATATTAGTACTAGAAATAATTTTTTTCCCTATTGCTGCTTGAATAACAATATCAAATTGTTGTCTAGGAATTAATGTTTTAAGTTTTTCTACTAATAAACGACTATGAGAGTAAATTTTATTTTTATAAATAATTGTTGTTAATGCATCAACACGTTTTTTATTAATTAATATATCAATGCAAACTAAATCAGATTTTTTAAACCTAATAAAATTATAATCTAAAGATGCATATCCTTTTGTAACAGATTTTAATTGATCAAAAAAATTTATAATAACTTCAATCATAGGAATTTCATAAATTAAAATTACATTATTATTATGATATATTATGTCTATCTGTACTCCATTTTTTAAAACACATAATTTAATAATTTTACCTATATATTTTATAGGAGATAAAATTTTACATTTTAAAATAGGTTCTCTTATTTCTGCTATTAAATGAGATAAAGGAAATTTTGATGGATTATCTATATACAAAATTTGTTTATTTATTGTTTTTATTTGATATTTAACTGTAGGCATAGTCATTATAATATCTATGTTATATTCTTTTAATAAACGTTGTTGTATGATTTCCATATGTAGTAAACCTAAAAAACCACATCTAAATCCAAAACCTAATATATCAGAATTTTCTGGTTCAAAAAATAAAGAAGAGTCATTTAAACTTAATTTTTTTAATGCATTACTAAATATTTGATATTCATCAGATATAACTGGAAATAAACCAGCAAAAACCTTAGGAATACTTTTTTTAAAACCAGCTAATGGTAAAGTAGCGGGCTTTATATATGATGTTATTGTAGCTCCAACAGGAACTTCATTTATATCTTTTATTCCTAATACTATCCAACCAACTTCACCACATTTTAAATTCTGTAATTCCACTTTTTTAGGGGTAAAAATACCAATTTTTTCTACAAAATATTTTTTTTTCGTATTAATAATTATTATTTTCATTCCTTTAAAAATTTTACCATTTTTAATGCAAATTAATCCTACTACTCCTAAATAATTATCAAACCATGAATCTATAATTAAAGCTTGTAATACTGTATTAATATTTCCTTTAGGAGGTGGAATAATTTTTACTAATTTTTCTATTATTTTTTTAACTCCTAATCCAGTTTTAGCTGAACATTTTAAAATATTTTGAGATTTAATACCTATAATTTCTTGTATTTCTTTTTGTGTTTTTTCAATATTAGCAGTTAATAAATCGATTTTATTAATTACTGGTAAAACTTTTAATCCCATTTTAATAGCAGTATTACAATTTGATAAAGTTTGTGCTTCTATACCTTGTGATGCATCTATTAGTAAAAGTGCTCCTTCACATGCTGATAAAGATCGAGATACTTCATAAGAAAAATCTACATGTCCTGGTGTATCAATAAAATTTAATTTATATAAATTATTATTATCATCTTTATAATTTAAAGAAACACTTTGTGCTTTTATTGTAATACCTCTTTCTTTTTCTAAAATCATACTATCTAAAACTTGAGATGTCATTTCTCTTTTAGATAAACCACCACATATTTCTATTAATCTATCTGCAAATGTTGATTTACCATGATCAATATGAGCAATAATTGAAAAATTACGAATATTTTTCATAAAATTAAATTTTTATAAATCCTATGTATAAAATAATTTTATATAAATATATATAATGTATATTATTTATTTATATTTTAATACCTCTTTGAGAGAGTAAAGCATTACTATCTAATTTCCTACCTCTAAATTTTTCAAATAAAATAATAGGGTCTTGAGAACTACCTAAAGATAAAAGATTATCAAAAAATTTTTTTCCTATTATAGAATTAAATAATCCATTTTTCTTAAAATAAGAAAAAGAATCAGCAGCTAATTGTTCTGACCATAAATAACTATAATACCCAGCTGCATATTCTCCACCAAAAATATGATTAAAGAAATTTGTATATTTATTCCATTTAGGAATAGGTGTAATTGTTATTAAATTTTTTCTAATTTTTTCTATTAAATCTAATATTTGATTACTACTTTTATTCGGATTAAACTCATGATGAATTCTCATATCAAATAAACTTAATTCAATTTGACGCATAAGAGATAAAGCAGCATTATATTTTTTAGATAAAATTAAATTATTCATTATATTTATAGGTAAATTATTATTATTTTTATTATAATTAGAAATAATTTTTAATGATTTTGATTCCCAACACCAATATTCCATAAATTGACTAGGATATTCTACAATATCTAAAGGAATTCCATTAATTCCTGATATATTTGATATTTTTATTTTTGAGATAATATGATGTAAAGCATGTCCAAATTCATGAAATAAGGTAATAATTTCATTATGATTTAATAAATAAATTTTATTTGTTGTAGAAGTAAAATTACAATTAACATAAGCTACTGGACATTGTAAAATTCCATTATTTTTTAACATTTTAGTTTGACATATATCCATCCAAGCACCACTTCTTTTTTCAGAACGAACATATAAATCAAAATATATACTACCGTATAATTTATTATCAGAATTAAAAACATCAAAAAAAATCACATCTTTATTCCAAACTGGAATTTTTCTTTGTTTAAAAATTAAACCATATATTTTGTTTACAATTTTAAACATACCATTTATAACAGAAGAAATTGGAAAATAATTACGTATATCATTATCATTAATACCATATAAATAAAATTTATATTTTTCTGAAAAAAAAGCTACATCCCATGGATTAATATTAATTATATTATATTTTTTTTTGATAAATTGTTTTAAATTATATGCTTCTTTTTTTGCTTGTCTTTTGGATAATTTAATTAATTTATATAAAAATAATAAAACATCATTAACTTTTTTTGCTGATTTAGTTATTAAAGATTGTTCAGCATAAGAATTATATCCTAATAAATTTGATAATTGTAATCTTAAAGATAATTCTTTCATTATAATAGGTTCATTATCTAATTTATTAGAATTAATAGAAGAAGCTCTTGTATTATATTTATAATATATTTTTTTTCTTAAATTTTTATTTTTTGAATATGTAATTATTGATAAATAAATAGGAATATCTAAAGTAATTAAATATCCTATTTTATTTTTTTTAATAGCATTTTTTGACATTATATTTATTATATGATTAGGTATTCCAGCTAATTTTTTTTTATCTGTTATATTTTGTTCCCATTCTAATGTACTATCAAATACATTATTATTAAAATTATTTTGTAATTTTACTAAATTTGTTATTATTACATGATAATCATTTTTTTTTTCTTGATTTAATAAAATTCCTGATAATTTATAATCACGTATTATGTCGTCAATAGATTTTATTTTTAGTTTATTAAAATTTAAATTATTTTGATTATTTTTTATTTGTAAATAAGCATTATATAATTGTTCATTTTGTTGAATCCATATATGATAATCAGTTATCATTTTTATAATAATTTCATAAGTTTTTCTTGTTTTTTTATTATTACAAACATAATTTAAATGATTTATTGGTGAAAAAATACGATATAATTTTTCATGTAATTCTAATAATGGTTGACAAAAATTTTCCCAATTATAATTATTTTTATTTTTATTTAAAATATTCTTAATTTTGTTTTTACAAAAACTAATTGTAATTTTTATTGCAGGAATCATACAATCATTAGTTATTTTATCAAAAGGAGGTAATAAAAAATTAGATAATAAGGGATTATTCATAATTAATTCCTAATTTAGATGTATTAATAATATTAAAATATTTAAAATTTATGTGTTAAAAATATTTAATATAAAATTATAAAAAATTATTTTGTCTAATAATCTCAAATAAAAAAATTCCAGTAGCTACAGAAACATTTAATGAATTTATATTATTATACATAGGTATTGAACATAATATATCACAATTTTTTTTTACAATTGGTCTTATTCCTTTATTTTCTGATCCTATTATTAAACATATAGGATAAGATAATTTAAAATTATAAATTATTTTATTTTTTTGATTATTATCTGCACCAATAACATGTATTTTATGTTTTTTTAAAAATTTAATAGTATTAATAATATTTTTTACAAAAATAATAGGTATATGTTCTGATGTTCCACAAGATACTTTTTTAACAGTAGCATTTACTTTAACTGAATAATGTTTAGGTAAAATAATCATATTTACTTTAGCAGCAACTGCACTTCGAATACATGCACCAAAATTATGAGGATCTGTAATCCTATCTAAAATAAGAATTAATATTTTTCTTGATATATTAATTATTTTAGTAATATTTGTTTCATTAAAAAATTTTATTTTATTTATTAAACCCATAATTCCTTGATGTATACCATTACTAGTTTTTTTATCTAACCATTTTTTATTTACTTTATATACTTTAATATTATATTTATTAATGTAAAAAAATAATTCTTTAATTTTATTAGTTTTTTTTTTACTATTTAAAATAAATATTTTTTTTAATGATTTAGGATCTTTTTTTAAGATATTAATAATAGAATATATACCAAATATAATATCTTCCATATTATTTAATATTAATTGTTTATAATTAATAAATATATCATAAAATATGATATATTTTTTTAATTTAATTTTTTATTAACAAATTTTTGAATATAATTATAAGCTTTATTTATATAATTACTATCAAATAAATATATATTTTCCCAGTGGCGTAACCAAGTTAATTGTTTTTTTGCTAGATGACGTGTTGTAATTACTGTTTGTTGTACCATTTCCTTATAATTAATTTTATTTAAAATATATAAAAACATTTGTTTATATCCAATACAACGCATAGAAGGAAAATTAATCTGTAAATATTTATTATCAATAAGATAACGTACTTCTTCTTCAAATCCTAATTTTAACATTTGAAAGATTCTATTTTCTATCTTATTATATAAAACTTCACGATCATAATAAGTTAAACCAAATTGATATATTTTATAAGGAATTTTTTTCCCAGGGATTTTTATTAATTCACTTAAAGTTTTTCCTGTTAGAAAAAATATTTCTAAAGCTCTTAAATTTCTTTGATTATCATTATAATGAATTTTTTTTGCAGAAAAAATATCAATTTTTTTTAACATATCATGATATGAATTATATATTTTTTTATTTATTTGTTCTTTAATCATATTACGTATATGATTATTTGAAGATGGTAAAGGAGACATAGTATTTATTAGTTTGTGATAATAAAACATACTACCTCCAACTAAAAATGGTATTTTACCTTTTTTAGTAATTTCATCCATAATACTTAAAACATCATTATAAAATTCCATAACAGAATAAGATTGATTAGGTTCTTTAATATCAATTAACCAATGTTTTTCATAAAATAGATCAGTTTTTTTAGGTTTATCTGTTCCTATATTCATTTTTTTATAAATTAAAGAAGAATCTACACTAATTAATTCAATAGGTAAAACTTTAGCTAAACGGGTAGCTAAATAAGTTTTTTTAGATGCTGTTGTTCCCATTAAAAAAATAGCAATTGGTAATTTTTTATTTTTATTATACATTAATATAATTTATATATTTATTAGACAAAATAATTCTTTTATTGAAAAATTATTTTTTTCTAATTTTAATAATTCTAATTCCATTAATAAGTCTATTATATTATAATAATTCCATATTTTAGGGAAGTTTATTATATAATTAATTATCCATTTTATAATTTGTTTTAAAGAAATATTTTTTATATTTAAAAAATATTTTAATAAATCAGAAAAAAATTTATTTGCATTAAAAATAAAAAATGATGAAAATATAGGTAAGTATGTTATATATAAAATATATTTATTATTTAATGAAAAAATAAATCCTAATTTTCTTATAAATTCACTGATTTGATCAAAAATAAAATATTCTTTTTTATTTAATTTTATTTTAACATTAATTTTCATATATTTTATAATATTTTTATTTTTTAAATATAATTTAAATTTTATATTTAATAGTAAAAATATTAATTTTTTTATTTTAATAGAATATAAAACATTATCTCTTTCAAAAATAATATAAGTATTTTTTAAAATTATTAAAAATTTACCAAAATTTTTAAAATTAAATATTGGAAGATTATCTAAATATACTAATTTTTTTCTTTTTATATTAGAAAATAATAATTTAGTTTTTTTTGGAAAATTTTTTTTAATAAAAAAATTTTCCAAATTATCTATTTTTAATTTATTATCATTATTATTTAAATTATTATTTATAGAATAAATTACATTATTTTTATATATTTTTTCTATTAAACTATTACATAATTTTTGTAAAATGCTTTTATATATAAAAGTATATAATGATTGTATATCATAAAAACATATATCAGTTTTTTTTGGATGAATATTTACATCAATTAGTTTAGGTTCTATTTCTAAATAAATTAAATAAGAAAATTTATAATCTTTATTAAATTTATTTAGTATTATTTTTTTTATAATACGATGTATAAATTTATTACATATAATACGATTATTAACATAAAAATATTTAAAATTACTAGAAATTTTTTTTTGATGAAATATATTTAATAATCCATATAATTTTATTTTTTTATAATTTGTATTAATTTCTAATGAATTTTTGACAAAATTATTACCATAAATACTATTTACTCTATTTATATAAGAAATATTATTTGTTATTTGTTTAAAATCATAAATAATTTTATCATTATATTTAAATTTTATTCCTAATTTTAATTTAATTAAAACAATTTTTTTAATTATATTTTTAATATATATAAATTCTATTCTTTCATTAGAAATATATTCTCTTCTTGCCGGAAAATTATAAAAAAGATCAGATAAAATAATAGTAGTACCTACAGGATGAGAAATTGGTTTTAAATAAATAATTTTTTTACTAAATCCTTCCGTATATAATTGCCATGCTATTTTTTGTTTTAAAGTTTTAGATGTTATAGTCATTCTAGATACATCTTTTATACTAGTTAAAGCTTCTCCTCTAAAACCAAAACTTTTAAATGAATCTAAATCATTAAGACTATAAATTTTATTTGTAGCATATTTTTTTATACATAAAGTTAGATTATTTTTATTCATGCCTATACCATTATCATTTATATAAATAGATTTTATACCTCCTTTTTCTACAAAAATATTTATTTGTGATGCTTGAGCATCAATACTATTTTCAATTAATTCTTTAATTACAGCAGCTGGTCTATCAATTACTTCTCCAGCAGCTATTCTTTTAATAACATTTTTTGGTAATATTTTAATCTTAACAGACATTAATAATTAATGAAAAATTAATTTATAAATATAATATGTAAATTTAATAATGTGTAACTTATAATTATATAAGCGGGAAACGAGATTCGAACTCGCGACCCCAACCATGGCAAGGTTGTACTCTACCAATCTGAGCTATTCCCGCAAAATAATTAAATATAATGTTTAATATTATTAAATTACAGTTTTAATTGTCAATAAATATTTTAAATATTATTTATTTAGAAAAAAAATAATTTTTATAAAATTTTAATTCTTCTATTGATTGATATATATCATAAAATGCATTATGTTGATATTTTTTTTTTTTAAGTTTAATATAAATTTCTGGATTCCATCTTTTAACAAGTTCTTTTAATGAACTTATATCAATATTACGATAATGAAAATATTTTTCTAATTTAGGCATATAATTATATAGGAAAATTCTATCTTTATATATACTATTACCACATAAAGGAGAACTTTGTGGTTTAATCCATAATTTTAAAAAATTCAAAGTACATAATTCTGCTTTTTTTTCATTAAATTTACTATTTTTAATTTTATTAATAAGTCCATTTTTTTGATGTATATTTTTATTCCATTTATCCATTAAATTTAAAACAATCTTATTTTGATATATTGGTATTGTAGGTCCTATAGCTATAATTTCTAATTTTAAATTAGTAATAATAGTAGCAATTTCAATTATATGATCTTTATTTGGATCAAGACCTGTCATTTCTAAATCTAACCATATTAAATTATTATTTACTTGCATAAAAAATATCCTTATATTAAATATTATGTAAAATTATAAATTTTAAGAATTTAAAAAATAATACTTTATCTATAATAAAATTATATTAAAATGATTATTAATAAAATAAGAAAAAAAATATATTTATATATTCAATATTTATTACCTAAATTATTAATTACAAATGTTTGTGGTTATATATCAAAAAAAAAACTTAGTATAATTACTACTTATTTAATATTTTTATTTATTAAAATCTATAAAATAGATATGAAAGAAACAAAATATCCTAATATTTTTCACTATAAAACTTTTAATAAATTCTTTATAAGAAAATTAAATATGAATAATAGACCTATTGATAAAAATAAATGTCATGTAGTTCAAAATACAGATGGTATTATTAATCAAATAGGTATTATAAAAGATAATCAAATTTTTCAATTTAAAGGTTGTAAATACTCATTATTTAATCTTATAGGAAGAGATAAAAATATAAATAAAATTTTTTCAAATGGATATTTTCTAAATGTTTATTTAGCCCCAAATAATTATCATCGAGTACATATGTCTTATGATGGAATTTTATTAAAAATGATATATATTCCTGGAAAACTTTTTTCTGTTAATAATATAG
Above is a genomic segment from Enterobacteriaceae endosymbiont of Donacia dentata containing:
- a CDS encoding M3 family metallopeptidase is translated as MNNPLLSNFLLPPFDKITNDCMIPAIKITISFCKNKIKNILNKNKNNYNWENFCQPLLELHEKLYRIFSPINHLNYVCNNKKTRKTYEIIIKMITDYHIWIQQNEQLYNAYLQIKNNQNNLNFNKLKIKSIDDIIRDYKLSGILLNQEKKNDYHVIITNLVKLQNNFNNNVFDSTLEWEQNITDKKKLAGIPNHIINIMSKNAIKKNKIGYLITLDIPIYLSIITYSKNKNLRKKIYYKYNTRASSINSNKLDNEPIIMKELSLRLQLSNLLGYNSYAEQSLITKSAKKVNDVLLFLYKLIKLSKRQAKKEAYNLKQFIKKKYNIININPWDVAFFSEKYKFYLYGINDNDIRNYFPISSVINGMFKIVNKIYGLIFKQRKIPVWNKDVIFFDVFNSDNKLYGSIYFDLYVRSEKRSGAWMDICQTKMLKNNGILQCPVAYVNCNFTSTTNKIYLLNHNEIITLFHEFGHALHHIISKIKISNISGINGIPLDIVEYPSQFMEYWCWESKSLKIISNYNKNNNNLPINIMNNLILSKKYNAALSLMRQIELSLFDMRIHHEFNPNKSSNQILDLIEKIRKNLITITPIPKWNKYTNFFNHIFGGEYAAGYYSYLWSEQLAADSFSYFKKNGLFNSIIGKKFFDNLLSLGSSQDPIILFEKFRGRKLDSNALLSQRGIKI
- the lepB gene encoding signal peptidase I, whose amino-acid sequence is MNKKKIFFLSILLLGFIYLFKKMGILNNFYFYKNITNTYIKKKTWFKQIKFLIFIILFFFTIRLFIYEPFYILSDSMMPTLLSGDFILVNKFIYGIKNPLSNQYFIKNKFPKRGDIVVFKFPKNIKINYIKRIIGLPGDFIFYDKKNKQVVIYSKKHIKKNIIKYNNLQKSNFFQILINNNKKKNYDFNKNSIKHHFFGQLRFFQYTENINKSSNKILFLPEIQNELEIYKQKNFSKYTWLVPDECYFVMGDNRDNSYDSRYWGFVNKKYLLGKAIFIWFSIKKNTNIPFIKIRFNRIHKIN
- the miaA gene encoding tRNA (adenosine(37)-N6)-dimethylallyltransferase MiaA: MYNKNKKLPIAIFLMGTTASKKTYLATRLAKVLPIELISVDSSLIYKKMNIGTDKPKKTDLFYEKHWLIDIKEPNQSYSVMEFYNDVLSIMDEITKKGKIPFLVGGSMFYYHKLINTMSPLPSSNNHIRNMIKEQINKKIYNSYHDMLKKIDIFSAKKIHYNDNQRNLRALEIFFLTGKTLSELIKIPGKKIPYKIYQFGLTYYDREVLYNKIENRIFQMLKLGFEEEVRYLIDNKYLQINFPSMRCIGYKQMFLYILNKINYKEMVQQTVITTRHLAKKQLTWLRHWENIYLFDSNYINKAYNYIQKFVNKKLN
- the rnc gene encoding ribonuclease III — protein: MNFIMISQLQQKLGYIFNHQDLLYQALTHRSASSKHNERLEFLGDSILSYIIAKALYNKFPDVNEGNMSRMRATLVRGNTLASIAREFKLGEYLFLGPGEFKNGGYNRESILADTMEALIGSICLDSNIKIVEKIILIWYQFRLEKILPGNNQKDPKTRLQEYLQRSHLPLPHYFILQINGEVHNQKFIIQCKISGISTIITGKGSSRRKAEQSAAEQALKKLGL
- the asd gene encoding archaetidylserine decarboxylase (Phosphatidylserine decarboxylase is synthesized as a single chain precursor. Generation of the pyruvoyl active site from a Ser is coupled to cleavage of a Gly-Ser bond between the larger (beta) and smaller (alpha chains). It is an integral membrane protein.), producing the protein MIINKIRKKIYLYIQYLLPKLLITNVCGYISKKKLSIITTYLIFLFIKIYKIDMKETKYPNIFHYKTFNKFFIRKLNMNNRPIDKNKCHVVQNTDGIINQIGIIKDNQIFQFKGCKYSLFNLIGRDKNINKIFSNGYFLNVYLAPNNYHRVHMSYDGILLKMIYIPGKLFSVNNIVSENLCNLFLLNERVVFIFKTSFGLMIKILVGAHIVGSINTSWYGSIIPPRKNKIKIWNWPYINNIYKKDFIYLKKGEEIGYFNLGSTVITLFPPKIIRFNSNLKKGSKIKVGELLAFIIK
- the lepA gene encoding translation elongation factor 4 translates to MKNIRNFSIIAHIDHGKSTFADRLIEICGGLSKREMTSQVLDSMILEKERGITIKAQSVSLNYKDDNNNLYKLNFIDTPGHVDFSYEVSRSLSACEGALLLIDASQGIEAQTLSNCNTAIKMGLKVLPVINKIDLLTANIEKTQKEIQEIIGIKSQNILKCSAKTGLGVKKIIEKLVKIIPPPKGNINTVLQALIIDSWFDNYLGVVGLICIKNGKIFKGMKIIIINTKKKYFVEKIGIFTPKKVELQNLKCGEVGWIVLGIKDINEVPVGATITSYIKPATLPLAGFKKSIPKVFAGLFPVISDEYQIFSNALKKLSLNDSSLFFEPENSDILGFGFRCGFLGLLHMEIIQQRLLKEYNIDIIMTMPTVKYQIKTINKQILYIDNPSKFPLSHLIAEIREPILKCKILSPIKYIGKIIKLCVLKNGVQIDIIYHNNNVILIYEIPMIEVIINFFDQLKSVTKGYASLDYNFIRFKKSDLVCIDILINKKRVDALTTIIYKNKIYSHSRLLVEKLKTLIPRQQFDIVIQAAIGKKIISSTNIKQLRKNVIAKCYGGDISRKKKLIQKQKEGKKRMKNFGNVLLPSSVFLAILKITK
- the mutL gene encoding DNA mismatch repair endonuclease MutL, whose translation is MSVKIKILPKNVIKRIAAGEVIDRPAAVIKELIENSIDAQASQINIFVEKGGIKSIYINDNGIGMNKNNLTLCIKKYATNKIYSLNDLDSFKSFGFRGEALTSIKDVSRMTITSKTLKQKIAWQLYTEGFSKKIIYLKPISHPVGTTIILSDLFYNFPARREYISNERIEFIYIKNIIKKIVLIKLKLGIKFKYNDKIIYDFKQITNNISYINRVNSIYGNNFVKNSLEINTNYKKIKLYGLLNIFHQKKISSNFKYFYVNNRIICNKFIHRIIKKIILNKFNKDYKFSYLIYLEIEPKLIDVNIHPKKTDICFYDIQSLYTFIYKSILQKLCNSLIEKIYKNNVIYSINNNLNNNDNKLKIDNLENFFIKKNFPKKTKLLFSNIKRKKLVYLDNLPIFNFKNFGKFLIILKNTYIIFERDNVLYSIKIKKLIFLLLNIKFKLYLKNKNIIKYMKINVKIKLNKKEYFIFDQISEFIRKLGFIFSLNNKYILYITYLPIFSSFFIFNANKFFSDLLKYFLNIKNISLKQIIKWIINYIINFPKIWNYYNIIDLLMELELLKLEKNNFSIKELFCLINI
- the rlmB gene encoding 23S rRNA (guanosine(2251)-2'-O)-methyltransferase RlmB, translated to MEDIIFGIYSIINILKKDPKSLKKIFILNSKKKTNKIKELFFYINKYNIKVYKVNKKWLDKKTSNGIHQGIMGLINKIKFFNETNITKIINISRKILILILDRITDPHNFGACIRSAVAAKVNMIILPKHYSVKVNATVKKVSCGTSEHIPIIFVKNIINTIKFLKKHKIHVIGADNNQKNKIIYNFKLSYPICLIIGSENKGIRPIVKKNCDILCSIPMYNNINSLNVSVATGIFLFEIIRQNNFL
- the orn gene encoding oligoribonuclease produces the protein MQVNNNLIWLDLEMTGLDPNKDHIIEIATIITNLKLEIIAIGPTIPIYQNKIVLNLMDKWNKNIHQKNGLINKIKNSKFNEKKAELCTLNFLKLWIKPQSSPLCGNSIYKDRIFLYNYMPKLEKYFHYRNIDISSLKELVKRWNPEIYIKLKKKKYQHNAFYDIYQSIEELKFYKNYFFSK